The DNA region ATTAGAATCTGGCAACTTAATATCTGAGCAAGTGAGCATGTTGATCGAACAGATTAACTGTGAAATACATGTTTTCCCTTAGCTTCTGGCAGATCAAGATGGTAAGTCGAAGTTGTAAAACTCACGGATACTCCTTGTTTTTCTCATGAAGCACAAGAACCGGAAGTCTGGAACTTGATGTATTAATCAACTAGTCTTGATAGTTGCTAATCTCCATTATTGCTAACGGTAACCTCCTGCTTGCTCTTTCGACTTCTTTCAACTTCTTTTAAGAGGAACTTTAAGCAGCAGAGCTATGCACTATACCGAAGACTAGATACACTTTTCGAATGATGGAAGTCCAGGAAAGCAGACAATGGAGAGGGTCGTATGTTGAAGAGACATGAAGATGTTGGTTAAATAGAAAAGTAATTCAATTATTTAGTTTGTAGTTGGTCTATTCCTTACCTTCTTGTGGGATGGCCGTTTGCTTTGTTCTACGGTTTGTTTGTTCCTGCTGATGCAGGAAATTGAAAACCATAAAGCATTTATGCGCTCAAGTTAGGTTGGCTTGTGTGTAATCATGTGATTTTGCAAGTGTCGGACTCAAAGACACTGCTGAGTTAATTGTGAAATTAGTGAAGGTGGGTGGGTGTTGGAAACCTTAACGAGGGGCTATCCAAAGTAGCGAAAGCAAGATATAGCTGTAGTTTAGAAagctttacaactttacaAGTAGTCTAAGCCTAAACTATGTTACTCGTTGTCTATTTGGCTCCCTTATCCTCTGTACGCACTATTCTTTCCAACCCCGGTTGAGGTGCTGAACACAAACACCCCGGATCCCTTCCTATTGTACTTGCCTCAAAATTCTGCGTTAGTTTCCCTGGCCATCAGTCTGCACTATGCACTATATTAGCTTTCTCTGGTTGTTGCTTCACTACGAAGCCTTCATGGCAGAACCAGTTTGAGGCATAAGTAGGGAAGAAAGGTCTCGAATTCGAGCACCTGTGCCCCAgaaagaagcaagaaaaaggCCCATGATGGCCATGGCAACGACTGAACATGCTGGAGGTACGGCTTGACTGCTCCCAAGGAACTGACTTGCAAGGAGACCTGCCAGGGTGGAGCTTTGCATTCCTGTGCATAACGATAGTGTTCTgctaacttcttcttcttgcctGCCACAgcaagaaaattatatattagcGGATTTGGGGTTATCAAATCACCTAAATTTTACACTAACTAAACTGGCTTCAATTGGACTCCACAAAATTTAGTACTTGCAAGACTTGAACCATATCTCAGGTTAACACAAGTGATTCAAATCATTCAATGCTATATAGGGAAAGAAGAATACCCTGCTAAGAAATTGAGCCACAGCAAGGCAACTAAATAACTGTGTAACAAGTATATCTATAAGCTCTTCATATACAAACCGCTATTAAACAAAAACGATGAGTTATAAGTATTAACTCGAAAACTGTGGAATTGCAAGGTGGTTGGCATGGAAGTGAAACATAGATTTTTGCTACACCAAACATGCATGCTATTCACTATTGGAAGGGCACAAGAGAAACAATACTTGAGTAGTCGAACATTGAAATATGATCACACAGGAATCAAAGTTcagaaacaagaacaatgaCAAGGAATTGGAGGGTTGCTTGTACCTCAGCCCCACAACTAAAAAGACATGACTTCAGAGCATAAGCTTAAAATGCCAGGGTAAAGGAAGTTTTACCTCAAACTTGGAATTTTGGATACCCAGTATCCAACTGTAAAGGCCACTGCATGAAAAGCTAAAACAGGAAATATCAATCGGAGACCATCCATAGACAAAATTTGTCTTTGATTAATTGCAAGAGGACTGCCGATGCACAATGAAGTACAGATCATAGCAACAAATGGCATCACTGGTCGAAGGATGGTGACAACTGGTTTGGCATAAGTATTCAGTGCAAGGCCAATAGTGACTGGAGCAAGCACAACCTAACCACCAGATCACAATGTCAATAatattaaaaccaaaacatttttttttatcagaaaaacaatgaatgtaAATAAAATGTATGTCCAGTATAACAAAGGCATCCCAACTCCCCATTACCTGCAATATTGACTTTGCCATGGCAACAGCGTCAACTGGAACAACAGAACCAATCAAAAGGCCGGTCAGTAGAGGGGTAACGATTACTGAGGCAATTGTGGTGGAGCTGGTGAGGAGGATGCTCAAGGCCACATCTCCTTTGCTCAAGAAACTAGCATAGCTAGATAGCTGTGCCCCTGCAACACAAGCGGAGAGGACAAAGCCAGCATAGAACATTCTAGGGACACCAAATGCCATTGCAATAAACACCCCCAGAGCCGGTTTCAACACATACTGCGCGATAAACCCAATAGAGAGTGGTAAAGGTCTGCAAGAGATGAGAAGTAAAGAATATTGGGAGCACACTCAAAACTCACAAACAAATTGGAATAATGGCAATAATGAGAATATATACACGGTGGTGAATCAAGACATTACCTTTTGACAGCAAGAGCAAAATCATCGATGGAAAGTTTTATTCCAATGGAGAGCATGATCCCACCAAGAGCAGGGGCGTATAAATCCTTGGATACCCTGCATCAATTCTGAATCAGGACATCTCTAATCTCAAGCtttacacacaaaaaaaaaacaaaaacagtcTTTTTGACTTATTAGCAACAACAATAActtgaacaagaaaaattagtTCCTCATGAGCCTTTTATCAAACACCTGCAAGCAGTCCCGGCTTCAAACTTCTACTTGCAAAAACCAAATAGGTACTACAAAGTATAACTTCAATGATCAAGTTCAATGAATGGTATAGGACTATAGAAAAGTCtacgaaataaaaaaaatatacaaaggGGCATCTGAAAATTGCATTATTTAATGAAACTAATCCAAGTTTCAGTTCATTGTCTTCAGACTTATCCCCTAGGATACAAAAAATGGTAATAAAATAACCCAACTTGGACTCACAATAAACTTCAAACAGAACAGAATCCCAGTGCTATAATCCACAAGAATTCAACATGCAAGTAATGAAAAGCTAGCAaacccaaaagaaacaaagaaacaaggcCAAGTAGTCCATTACCAAGTAAACGTGGCAGGCTGAGCTAGAGCAGCAACAGCAGTGGCGGCAACCACAAACGGAAGCATTGCCGATAAGACCTGAGACGAGTCCTCACCACTCTGCTCTGCTCCTTTGGGCATAGCCGTTGGTGGGTTTATCCCAAACGAAAGCAACGAAGAGTTCCCTTCCCTCCATTGCAACCCAACTCTTCCTATAAACGGCGAAGTCGAGCAACCCTTTATCGACAGACCCCCATTTCTGAACCCCCTCTTCGAAAACGATTCGCACGAAAATGAAGAGCTTGGTAGTGTCGGTTTGTATGTACTTGGCTTTAAAAGgaggtttgaagttttgggtgtgAGAGAAATGAAGGGTATGGAGGTAGTGGACATGGCTGTCGTGAAGTGGGATTTTCCGCCGGAGAACGGTGGTTTCCGGCGGGAAAACAAAGGAGAGGTGGTGCGAGAGATGAGAGGGATAGATTGAGGACAGTTGAGCGAGTTTTATAGGTATAGATTGGATGAGTTGTTTATTGAGAAGAGGGGAGAGGAGAAGGAGACTATTGAGTTGTGTGTTAGGAAAGAGTTAGGATGGCTTTAATGGACGGTGGTGATGGTGGCCACGGGTGGAGGATGTGATTTTTGCAAGAGAGTCCTTGGAAGTGTTTGTCATTGTCTTCAACCTTTCAACATTTTCAGTCAGGGACCCATGCTTTTTGGGATTTATGCATACGTCTCCCTCAAATATGTGATTGAAAGAAAGAGGACAAAATCATGGAAGAAGACCAAAAGAGTATGGGAACGATTCTGTTTCCATTTAACCAAATTCAATGGTAAATTCTAAGTTTCACATGAGATCTGATCTCGGTGTACACTTAAAATGTTGTCATAACTTATTAAAGTTATAGAGCACAATCAATGACAATAAATTTAGATAAACATCATGAAAATTATTAATACGTGATATTTAAAACGTGATAAAGATAAACGTagattgacatatatatatatatataggccttctcggctgcggacgtccgcatcaaagtttttggtgcggattttcatttttacaccacttcccgatcgaattttctcaaacttccttctagacatatctagatcatcttgtgtagatcatctctgcaaaatttcagccaatttggtgatcggtaaggccctcaaacttgcgtttttctgttatatacctgaaccggacagaattcagtccgtcagatttttttttcgattttgagggccttaacgatcatcaaattggctgaaattttgcagaaatgatctacacaagatgatctagatatgtctagaaagaagtttgaggaaattcgatcaggaagtggtgcaaaaatggaaatccgcaccaaaactttggtgcggctGTATATATTGGCATGGTTGGCTTGATACTTGTGTTGGTTGGATCTACATCGTCATCTCACTTTGGCACATTTTGTTCTCTAGGTTGTTTCTTTCAAACCTAGTTATAGTTTCCTCATGATGATTATTTCAACAGTTTGGAGACAGCTTGCTTGCCCTCTCCATCTTATGTCTTCCTAAGGACCTATACGGAGTTAGGGACTGGTGCGCAACTAGGAAGGATGAAAGAATTGGGATATGAATCAAATATTTTGCCCCCCTTTTTCGAGGTCCGGGGCATACAATCTTCTCCAGAAAATGGTTGCCGGATTGAGCAAGATGCCAAGTCCAAGACAACAATGTTATCAAAGCAAAGTGTCTGGAATAGCTAGGAATACTTTTCCTGATTAGTTAAATTCCCACAAAGATTAATATAATGTCAACTAGTTTAGGCCAATAAACTATGCAGCCAATAAACTATGCAATAATTTATTCTTAACAGTATCATAAGATCACAtgaatagaaaacaaacaacacaCTAAAGAAATCACATCACACTTCGAAACGGACCTCTTAGCAATCCATCCACATAACCACCAGTGATCGAAAACTCTCCTCCCTTGTTATCATTTTCAGCTTTCTGATCAAAACAGTACACAGGAGCTTGCCACGTTGCATCTTCAAGCACTGCCCCAACCTCAAATGTCATCACATGTGCCTCTCTCCCTGCAGCATTGAAACAACCAAATCGTTTCCAAATTCAACTCCCATAAACCCTAATGCTAAAACCCATAATCCAAATTTCGCAAATGTAAACCACAAAGCCATTGATAAGTAATGAAACTATTAACATTTACCAGTGTAAAAGGCCCAATGAACAGGTCTCTTGGTGACAACGTCCTCATAGTACAGAAGAAAATCGACCTTGTTCCAAACGTTGCAGAGGAACCCATCCACGTGGCGCTGACCCAGATACTCAGCTCCGTCGAGCCAATTAGGCCGGAGAATACCCACCTCAAGCTGAGAGCTTGTGCACGTTTTGGATGAGTCCAAGCTGTAGAAGAAGGAGGTCCCATTGTTCCACTCGAGGTCGTAGAGGATTGAACCCAGCTGGTGCTgtatgatgttgaagtttcGACCGTTGGGCCAGTCGTACCAGAGGTTGATAATTTCGAGGGTGCCCGTGTAGTTCATCATCAGAATTGAGTGGAACTGGTGTGGCCATGGAGTTGGTCTTGGGTCTTGTTCGTGTGGGagggatgaggaggaggagagaggagaggtgAGGAGGATGAGGATCGTGATGAAGGAGGTGATGATGGCTTTGGCAATGGAAGAAGACATTGATTTGGTGAAGTTGGTAGCTCAGTTCTGACAGTGGATTGTGTGAGGGTTTAACGAAGGACACACTTGGATATGATGATATCGTGTTGGTCGAAATGGATCGGGTGGCTCTAAATGGGTATGTGCAAGGCCcgtttggttttcttttttggcaaggacaaagaaaagagaaattgtGGGCGAAATTGTAGGAAGAATCTTTTGTGCGCGGCAACACAACACTATATGGATGATTACGATCTATGACTTTATTAGCCATGCAAAAGTCCCTCAGGTTAAGATTGCATAGTCTATTTACATGTCGTGCGTATaagatttttttgaaattgtatAGATAAATTCTTTAGAGAATGACATACAACTAcctcaaaaaaatatataacacaCATAACTCACTTTTaaaaagatttaaacaaataaggacatgaGCCCAAGCCTAAAACCAAATAGTGCCAAGCCTTATCCAAATTTTAAATgcaaaaaaacaataatgctCAGTTCTTCAATGTGCCACTCTTTCTTCTCACAATTTCAATCTAATTTgattattctctctctctctcNNNNNNNNNNNNNNNNNNNNctctctctctctctctctctctctctctctctctctctctctctctctctctctctctctctctctctctctctctctctctctctctctgtgaaaTCTACCGTAAAGTCCAACTTAAGACACCTTGAAGACACCTGATCCCAAAGCTCGACGACGCTAGGCGATTGACGATGATGAAGTCCAACTCTCGGTGACGATCACAATGCTCGACGATGACAACCGATCTTGATGCTGGACGACAAGGACTAATCGATGCTCAACGACGATCGATTGATGCACGACGACGAAGGTCGATCCTGGCGCTCAATGCTTGACGACTGCGGACGCTCGACGCCGCTCCACAACGACAACTAAAGTTTGGTGGACACTCAACGCTTGACTAATGTCATGCAACCCTTAGATCTGGTTATGACGTCATTCGATGGAGATTAGATGGCGTCGTTTGGTGGTTATGGCGTCGTCGAAAATGTCACAGTTGCAGCTGGACGAGTTGTTGTTGCAggtaattgaatttttttttctttcttgtattTCAATTTCGGTAGAATTTGAGaagttgaaatgaattttCTGGGAAATATATCTGGTGAACCGAGAACATATGAATGAAATGTTGGTTCTTTGATCTCCGGTGAGTCTAAAATGAAAGATAGGGAATGGTTTAGCTTTGTCTTTGGTAGTGATGCTAGGAAGTGGAATGTTTTCTTTGTCGGAGGCATGGGTTTGGCGTGGAGCTTATGCTCGGTTTAGGTTTTAATGATTTGGGAATGTTGTCGATGTTTTTTGATTGAATGTGCTAGTCTTTCAATggtgaaaataaagaaaatggtGGGGTGATGACATTAGATGGATGAATGCGTTGAACTGTAGAATTGGATAAGACTTAATCTTGAAAAGCATGAATGCAGCGGATCGTGAATGCAGTGGCAGAACTAAAACAAGAGTacaacaaatgtagtagcagaaaAAGACGAGTATGAGTGCTCTGCAGTAGCATAGAACATGAACAGGAAATCTTCCGTGGGGCAAACGCACCAAGTCACAAATGCGACCCTCCAATAACATGACAACATCTGTCACTTTTCTTCCATCTCAGCACTgttgaaaagaagaacaaaaaaggaTATCGGGATTCCTCTTTTCCAATCAACCAAACCAGgtcctctcctctccttctGCCCAGCCGCCAACTGATTTTTGTCTACAACTTGTCAACCTGGGTTTTTACTCCAAATCCGAATCAAACCCAACGCAGAAAAtattctcctcttcctctcaaaaaatctgaaattctTAAACATCCCTATGCGATTACGGatcaagaaaatggggaagtGGGTTTTGGTTATGTGGTGGGGTGAATTTAAAGACCCAGATGAGGGAAGGTTATACAGATAAGGGAGGGGTTGGGTGGTTGTGGTTGTGGTTGAGGATGTGTAAGGGTTTGGTACGGCGAGATTTGCAGGGCTCGGCGGCGGTTGGGGTTTCTGCAAGGCTAGATGGGTTGTATCGGGCTTGGAGCGGCGGGGCTTGTGGTGGTCGGCGATAAGTTTGATGGCGGCAGACGGGCAATAAGTTTGATGGCAGAGAGTTTTACACGGCTTAATGGAGGCGGTGGGTTTATGCAAGGTTAGATGGCGGCGTGTTGTGGTGCTCGGCGGCGGGATTGTAGGTTTGATGGCGGCGGACGGGTAAAGGAGAAGACCTGAAGccaatttgaaaattaaggAGCAGTATGGTTTCGATCAGTTGCATGGATTCCTTTTGCTATGTTTCTTATCATATTTCTAGGGAGCTGTGCTCCTTTTGATATGGGTGTTGATGCTGATGTTCATACTATGAGATTTCTGGTTTGGTTTGATCGGAGATCTGCAAATccgatttccatttttttctttgttctcagTAAAGAGCTGaggtggaaaaaaaatgataggTGTCAGTCTGTGACTGAGGGTCGCATAAGACACGTGGTACGTTTACCCCACGGAAGATTTCCTCGACCATGAATGCTCtgtacttcttctttttgcagaaagcacagaaaaaaaaagagatgtttATGAGACTTAAATAAACATCACGAAGACCAAGTCCTCAAATAAGAGTACATctttttcttgagaaaaaaGAGATTCAATTGCAGTTGTGGTACTCAAAACCTGTTACTGCACGTACTGAAAATAGCTACTACTACATTTgttgctactgcacttactgaagttgctactacattagctgagccactgaaaatctgatactgcacttactgaaaaTCTGatactgcacttactgaagctgttACTGAAGTTGCTACTACATTAactgagccactgaaaacctgctactgcacttactgaagctgctactacattagctgaaccactaaaacctTGCTACTACATatgttggaagtgtagctttCCAGGAAAACATACTACTACATTAGCTAAGCCACTGAAGACCTGCTCCtacacttactgaagctgttactacactagctgaaccattaaaaccctactactacatctgttggaagtgtagctttccaacaaaacatgctactacattagctgagccactgaaaacctgctactacttctactgggatgttaacctTTACTACTACTTTCTACTGGAaggttaacccctgctactacttttaCTAGAATTAACTGCTAGTTctacccctgctactacttctactagaATTAACTACTACTACACaaagttattgaaaacctgctactgtattccatttactgaaaaatctcaaaatgatagacttttctcttctaaaagcatatttaattagtgtagggttagtttgataaattaaatcatgacaCATGTCATgcagagaaaagattgtccttaatttttaaattaattgttaaaaactgtcattgtttgtttaacaacaacacaagtggatttatttgtgtttcaattcCTTTtagaggatgtatatgtgatttgctttAAATTCTTAGGTTCATTCTCAACGTTAATTCTAAAGTCAACTATGTTGCTGTGGGTGTTGACTAAAAACTcaacaagtacaacaaacgaGAAACTTGGGGAAAACGGTAATCCATTATATTGTTTAACAACTGTACAATGACTTAAACCA from Fragaria vesca subsp. vesca unplaced genomic scaffold, FraVesHawaii_1.0 scf0513160_u, whole genome shotgun sequence includes:
- the LOC101306783 gene encoding uncharacterized protein At4g14100-like — its product is MSSSIAKAIITSFITILILLTSPLSSSSSLPHEQDPRPTPWPHQFHSILMMNYTGTLEIINLWYDWPNGRNFNIIQHQLGSILYDLEWNNGTSFFYSLDSSKTCTSSQLEVGILRPNWLDGAEYLGQRHVDGFLCNVWNKVDFLLYYEDVVTKRPVHWAFYTGREAHVMTFEVGAVLEDATWQAPVYCFDQKAENDNKGGEFSITGGYVDGLLRGPFRSVM
- the LOC101292664 gene encoding probable sodium/metabolite cotransporter BASS3, chloroplastic-like, yielding MSTTSIPFISLTPKTSNLLLKPSTYKPTLPSSSFSCESFSKRGFRNGGLSIKGCSTSPFIGRVGLQWREGNSSLLSFGINPPTAMPKGAEQSGEDSSQVLSAMLPFVVAATAVAALAQPATFTWVSKDLYAPALGGIMLSIGIKLSIDDFALAVKRPLPLSIGFIAQYVLKPALGVFIAMAFGVPRMFYAGFVLSACVAGAQLSSYASFLSKGDVALSILLTSSTTIASVIVTPLLTGLLIGSVVPVDAVAMAKSILQVVLAPVTIGLALNTYAKPVVTILRPVMPFVAMICTSLCIGSPLAINQRQILSMDGLRLIFPVLAFHAVAFTVGYWVSKIPSLRQEEEVSRTLSLCTGMQSSTLAGLLASQFLGSSQAVPPACSVVAMAIMGLFLASFWGTGARIRDLSSLLMPQTGSAMKAS